Proteins from one Nakamurella multipartita DSM 44233 genomic window:
- the drmC gene encoding DISARM system phospholipase D-like protein DrmC, whose translation MTTFEQAVEKALGRASRDELCALAERIRDGGPIPSAWSGTAPVRIAAIVDSLAGYAGSRPEAGAYLLGAAVGYEHRRREQWVQVVWGGPVVHGAPIRGMGQVLADVIGRAEQSLLLMTYSAKPYQPVIAALSGALERGVAVSVVVETLQGAGSAISGPEPAAAFANLAGIELWHWPKKLRPNPKAKMHAKIAIGDRREMLVSSANLTASGIDASMEAGLLVRGGEAPRRADDQIRELMTEGTIVRLT comes from the coding sequence GTGACCACATTCGAACAGGCGGTGGAGAAGGCGCTCGGCCGCGCCTCCCGGGACGAGCTGTGCGCGCTCGCCGAACGGATCCGGGACGGGGGACCGATTCCATCGGCCTGGTCCGGCACCGCGCCCGTCCGAATCGCCGCGATCGTCGATTCGCTCGCCGGGTATGCGGGATCCCGGCCCGAAGCCGGTGCCTACCTGCTGGGCGCCGCGGTCGGGTACGAACACCGCCGGCGGGAGCAATGGGTCCAGGTCGTCTGGGGCGGTCCTGTCGTCCACGGGGCGCCGATCCGCGGAATGGGCCAGGTCCTCGCCGACGTCATCGGCCGGGCCGAGCAGTCCCTGCTGCTGATGACCTACTCGGCCAAGCCGTACCAACCGGTCATCGCTGCGCTCTCTGGGGCCCTCGAGCGAGGTGTTGCAGTGTCGGTCGTCGTGGAGACCCTCCAGGGCGCCGGCTCCGCGATCAGTGGACCGGAGCCCGCCGCCGCCTTCGCCAACCTGGCCGGAATCGAGCTCTGGCACTGGCCCAAGAAGCTCCGTCCGAACCCGAAGGCCAAGATGCACGCCAAGATCGCGATCGGCGACCGCCGGGAGATGCTCGTCAGCAGCGCCAATCTCACCGCGTCGGGCATCGACGCCTCGATGGAGGCCGGCCTGCTTGTGCGCGGCGGTGAGGCACCGCGGCGGGCGGATGATCAGATCCGCGAACTGATGACCGAAGGAACCATCGTCAGGCTGACCTGA
- the drmB gene encoding DUF1998 domain-containing protein, with product MTEQYRRRVGTVRPSHLMFTGGVGAIVDLPNFAAMVGGIDDWRYDQIPEWSPIAEPRLLAAVRNAVGGPEVKELRPAPWMPAADNDPSDPSLRIGVPVQPFPQWLRCTRCDTLAGIDSGIYGFENSKARRPDEARFVHTNCGRRNRFAVTTRFLVACINGHLDEFPYVTYVHKGTGCPKVSHPTLKMKDFAGNLGANVNIECTNCGAQRNMREALGRRGEENLPRCRARHPHLGIFEQDGCDVGTKLLVVGASNQWFGSTLSALSVPRTGASALAAMVEQLWPSLEPVTSPDVLKFALTQPTFAPLGKWKPEEIWAAMQAHRSAPPASAHAALTQTDLLTPEWEAFTNRPLPDATTDFTLREAEAIPRRWDWLFSEVIHAERLREVRALTGFTRLDAPDPDDPDLVVRVGLSRDAVPSWVPASEVRGEGLFLRVQPDLVDAWTARLRGTPEEDAHAAAYREFRKNRYSDRITATFDPMRGWPGPRYYLLHTLSHMMIRAIALECGYSAASLTERIYAGDADQARQGILIYTAVPDAEGTLGGLVALGEPDALDRILRRALADAVNCSSDPLCAERAPGPGDDFLHAAVCHVCGFVSETTCERGNRFLDRRFVVPVGRPELALIGSDRLP from the coding sequence ATGACCGAGCAGTACCGTCGCCGGGTCGGCACCGTCCGACCCAGCCACCTGATGTTCACCGGCGGTGTCGGCGCCATCGTCGACCTGCCGAACTTCGCCGCCATGGTCGGCGGCATCGACGACTGGCGCTACGACCAGATACCCGAATGGAGCCCCATCGCCGAGCCGCGACTGCTGGCCGCGGTCCGCAACGCGGTCGGCGGGCCCGAGGTCAAGGAGCTGCGTCCCGCCCCCTGGATGCCGGCGGCGGACAACGACCCGAGCGACCCGTCGTTGCGCATCGGTGTTCCGGTGCAGCCGTTCCCGCAGTGGCTGCGCTGCACCAGGTGCGACACCCTGGCCGGCATCGACTCGGGCATCTACGGTTTCGAGAACAGCAAGGCGCGTCGTCCCGACGAGGCACGGTTCGTGCACACGAACTGTGGGCGGCGCAACCGATTCGCGGTCACCACCCGCTTCCTGGTCGCCTGCATCAACGGTCATCTCGACGAGTTTCCCTACGTCACCTACGTGCACAAGGGCACAGGATGCCCGAAGGTCAGCCATCCGACGCTGAAGATGAAGGACTTCGCCGGCAACCTCGGTGCCAATGTCAACATTGAGTGCACCAACTGCGGGGCGCAGCGGAACATGCGGGAGGCGCTGGGACGACGCGGCGAGGAGAACCTTCCCCGCTGCCGGGCCCGCCACCCGCACCTGGGAATCTTCGAACAGGACGGCTGCGACGTCGGCACGAAGCTGCTCGTCGTCGGCGCCTCCAACCAGTGGTTCGGCTCGACCCTCTCCGCGCTGTCGGTCCCCCGGACCGGGGCCAGCGCCCTCGCTGCGATGGTCGAGCAGCTGTGGCCATCGCTCGAACCGGTCACCAGCCCCGACGTGTTGAAGTTCGCGCTGACCCAGCCGACCTTCGCCCCGCTGGGGAAGTGGAAGCCCGAGGAGATCTGGGCGGCGATGCAGGCGCACCGGTCGGCGCCACCCGCGTCGGCGCACGCGGCGCTCACCCAGACCGATCTGCTGACACCCGAGTGGGAGGCCTTCACCAACCGACCGCTGCCGGACGCCACCACCGACTTCACCCTGCGCGAGGCGGAGGCGATCCCGCGGCGGTGGGACTGGCTGTTCTCCGAGGTGATCCACGCCGAGCGACTGCGCGAGGTGCGGGCGCTGACGGGATTCACCCGGCTCGACGCCCCCGACCCCGACGATCCCGACCTGGTCGTCCGGGTCGGCCTCAGCCGCGACGCCGTGCCGAGCTGGGTCCCCGCCAGCGAGGTCCGCGGGGAGGGTCTGTTCCTGCGCGTTCAACCGGACCTGGTCGATGCCTGGACCGCTCGGCTGCGGGGCACCCCGGAGGAGGACGCGCACGCGGCCGCCTACCGTGAGTTCCGCAAGAACCGCTACTCCGACCGCATCACCGCGACGTTCGACCCTATGCGCGGTTGGCCGGGCCCGCGGTACTACCTGCTGCACACTTTGTCGCACATGATGATCCGGGCCATCGCACTGGAGTGCGGTTACAGTGCGGCCAGTCTCACCGAACGGATCTACGCGGGCGATGCCGACCAGGCCCGGCAGGGCATCCTGATCTACACCGCCGTCCCCGACGCGGAGGGCACCCTGGGCGGGTTGGTCGCTCTCGGCGAACCTGACGCACTGGACCGGATCCTTCGGCGCGCGCTGGCCGACGCGGTCAACTGCTCCTCCGACCCCCTGTGCGCCGAGCGGGCCCCCGGACCCGGTGACGACTTCCTGCACGCAGCCGTCTGCCACGTCTGCGGCTTCGTGTCCGAGACGACGTGCGAACGAGGGAACCGCTTCCTGGACCGGCGGTTCGTCGTCCCCGTCGGCCGCCCCGAGCTGGCCCTCATCGGCAGCGACCGGTTGCCGTGA
- a CDS encoding DUF262 domain-containing protein — MPERRYVIPTFQRDYEWTEEGQWRLLFDDLTVVTERLSDAREQALAAGKPVAKADASVTPHFLGAVVCDQLPSAAGGLDVRAVIDGQQRLTTLQLLVRGVLDVLIELDSKRVHQVRNLIENPEWMIHEDHDRHKLWPRRKDRDVWPIAMADTAPTGGDHLYLKARRFFANSTRTLADDGGDTVNALVDALLDLFKLVVIDLEDNDDAQVIFEVLNGRQTPLTAADLVKNLLFLRGEFADEQELEKLYDLYWSQFDEDWWKQTVGVGHAARGRRDVLLSSWLTAVTGDEANVGHLYKEVRSYLDRTERSTTDVLRELHRYALAYRAITGHGDPVPPALARPYRRIDDLRIQTAVPVLLWLRTIPEAELPAPDHERAVLAMESWIFRRLVVGANTRGYAKFFVTVLRQGRSAHERGEPIAEAIIATLAAGSGQTAWPSDADIQTSFANNRYYGWFSQERLRFILGTIDDRLRQENPHAEPGDFDYQRLQIEHLLPQRWQDHWAVEAKGPAEIELAQQRRGAYVDRIGNLTLVTGSFNASLSNSSWETKRKAIADQSVLQLNRPISSIDGWTEAQIDSRASELAEIVCRVWPKTNETPTS, encoded by the coding sequence ATGCCGGAGCGTCGATACGTGATTCCCACCTTCCAGCGGGACTACGAGTGGACCGAGGAAGGACAGTGGCGTCTGCTGTTCGACGATCTCACCGTCGTGACCGAGCGGCTGTCCGACGCCCGGGAGCAGGCGTTGGCGGCCGGGAAGCCCGTCGCCAAGGCCGATGCCTCGGTTACTCCCCACTTCCTGGGTGCCGTGGTCTGTGATCAACTGCCGTCCGCCGCCGGCGGACTCGACGTTCGCGCGGTGATCGATGGTCAGCAACGACTGACCACTCTGCAGCTGCTCGTCCGAGGCGTGCTGGACGTCCTGATCGAACTCGACTCGAAGCGGGTGCACCAGGTCCGCAACCTGATCGAGAACCCGGAGTGGATGATCCACGAGGATCACGATCGCCACAAACTCTGGCCGCGACGGAAGGATCGGGACGTGTGGCCGATCGCCATGGCCGACACCGCGCCCACCGGCGGTGACCACCTGTATCTCAAGGCGCGGCGCTTCTTCGCCAACAGCACACGAACGCTCGCGGACGACGGTGGTGACACTGTCAATGCGCTGGTCGACGCCTTGTTGGACCTGTTCAAGTTGGTGGTCATCGACCTGGAGGACAACGACGACGCCCAGGTGATCTTCGAGGTGTTGAACGGTCGGCAGACTCCACTGACCGCTGCCGATCTCGTGAAGAATCTGCTCTTCCTGCGGGGCGAGTTCGCCGACGAGCAGGAACTCGAGAAGCTCTACGACCTGTACTGGTCCCAATTCGACGAGGACTGGTGGAAACAGACCGTCGGTGTCGGCCATGCAGCGCGTGGCAGGCGGGATGTCCTTCTCTCGTCCTGGCTCACCGCGGTCACCGGCGACGAGGCGAACGTCGGCCACCTCTACAAGGAGGTCCGCAGCTACCTCGACCGCACCGAACGGTCGACCACCGACGTGCTGCGAGAGCTGCACCGGTACGCGTTGGCCTATCGGGCGATCACCGGACACGGAGATCCCGTGCCTCCCGCCCTGGCCCGGCCGTACCGGCGGATCGACGATCTGAGGATCCAGACCGCGGTACCGGTCCTGCTGTGGCTCCGGACCATCCCGGAAGCCGAGCTGCCCGCACCCGACCACGAGCGGGCGGTGTTGGCGATGGAGTCATGGATCTTCCGACGCCTGGTGGTCGGCGCGAACACGCGGGGCTACGCGAAGTTCTTCGTGACGGTGTTGCGACAGGGGAGATCCGCCCACGAGCGTGGAGAGCCGATCGCGGAGGCCATCATCGCGACCTTGGCGGCGGGATCAGGGCAGACGGCCTGGCCGTCCGACGCGGACATTCAGACCTCATTCGCCAACAACCGGTACTACGGCTGGTTCTCGCAGGAGCGCCTCAGGTTCATCCTCGGGACGATCGACGATCGCCTGAGGCAGGAGAACCCCCATGCGGAGCCGGGCGACTTCGACTACCAGCGCCTGCAGATCGAACACCTGCTCCCGCAGCGTTGGCAGGACCACTGGGCCGTGGAAGCGAAGGGGCCGGCCGAGATCGAACTCGCGCAGCAGCGGAGGGGAGCCTACGTCGACCGGATCGGGAACCTGACCCTGGTCACTGGGTCGTTCAACGCCTCGCTGTCCAACAGTTCGTGGGAAACCAAGCGGAAGGCGATCGCCGACCAGTCCGTCCTTCAGCTGAACCGGCCGATCTCCTCGATCGACGGATGGACCGAGGCTCAGATCGATTCCCGGGCATCGGAACTGGCGGAGATCGTTTGCCGGGTCTGGCCGAAGACGAATGAAACCCCGACTTCGTGA
- a CDS encoding TY-Chap2 family putative peptide chaperone — protein MNLREELAYMQRIVISWNLLAEAARRHPSGEIAHDWHHWYDSLQFVIDSEHAILCNRAGGIHLLTPGNFGPWEPRPSGDGWGYAQTQGIRKTVRDFENVIGLPSPKHTPKTTERTLVYRILAAICSISMIHGVLLDPRPGMIYDSNDYGSGIEEDQFSLFPLALKLLDGRGPDRRVDASKDFWFLVPRTLGSSESEAKGQALGVLHTSGQLWTRNGAEISLVTRYDEISREFALLAGETFAVVTQESELFQT, from the coding sequence GTGAATCTGCGCGAAGAACTCGCCTACATGCAGCGGATCGTCATCAGCTGGAACCTCTTGGCCGAGGCCGCACGACGACATCCCAGCGGCGAAATCGCCCACGACTGGCACCACTGGTACGACTCGCTGCAATTCGTCATCGACAGTGAGCATGCCATCCTGTGCAACCGAGCCGGCGGCATTCACTTGCTGACGCCCGGCAACTTCGGTCCCTGGGAGCCGCGGCCCAGCGGCGACGGTTGGGGTTACGCACAGACTCAGGGCATCCGAAAGACGGTGAGAGACTTCGAGAATGTGATCGGGCTGCCGTCTCCGAAGCACACTCCGAAGACGACCGAACGCACACTGGTGTATCGGATCCTAGCGGCCATCTGTTCGATCTCGATGATCCACGGGGTGCTTCTCGATCCGAGGCCCGGAATGATCTATGACAGCAACGACTATGGCTCAGGGATCGAGGAAGATCAGTTCTCCCTGTTTCCTTTGGCGTTGAAGTTGCTCGATGGACGCGGCCCGGACCGCCGAGTTGACGCATCGAAGGACTTCTGGTTCCTCGTGCCGAGAACGCTCGGTTCCTCCGAATCGGAAGCCAAAGGGCAGGCTCTGGGAGTTCTGCACACGTCGGGTCAGTTGTGGACGCGCAACGGTGCAGAAATAAGCCTAGTGACGCGGTATGATGAGATTAGCCGGGAGTTCGCACTGCTTGCCGGAGAGACATTTGCCGTTGTGACCCAAGAATCGGAGCTGTTCCAGACCTAG